The Arachis hypogaea cultivar Tifrunner chromosome 16, arahy.Tifrunner.gnm2.J5K5, whole genome shotgun sequence genome contains a region encoding:
- the LOC140179975 gene encoding uncharacterized protein — protein sequence MGNRSLIQGMVKEPTVALHITESSPSWLDPITNFLEHGKLPDDEKATKTLRREAARYAIIQGQLFRKGLSQPLLKCLHPDQTDYTNGQVESANKVILLGLKKRLDSKKGAWADELASVLWSYRTTEQSSTGKTPFRLTYGVNTVIPVEISEPSPQLLLAGVDEAVEKDLVEETREMAHLSETALKQRIALRYNTKVLMRDFEERDLVLQRNDVGLPTPGERKLAANWEGPYRIKEVLGKGAYKLERLDGKEIPRTWNAGNLRRFYS from the exons ATGGGCAACCGGTCTCTCATCCAGGGCATGGTGAAGGAACCAACGGTTGCCCTCCATATAACGGAGTCAAGCCCTTCCTGGTTGGACCCCATCACAAACTTCCTGGAACACGGCAAGTTGCCTGACGATGAGAAAGCAACCAAAACGTTGAGAAGGGAGGCAGCCAGATATGCAATCATACAAGGACAACTGTTCAGAAAGGGGCTCAGCCAACCCCTATTGAAGTGCTtacaccccgaccagacggactat ACGAACGGACAAGTGGAGTCCGCAAACAAAGTCATCCTACTAGGCCTCAAGAAACGCTTAGACAGCAAGAAAGGCGCATGGGCCGACGAGCTCGCTTCGGTACTCTGGTCCTACCGGACAACCGAGCAAAGCTCTACCGGGAAAACCCCCTTTCGCCTAACGTACGGGGTCAACACAGTGATACCCGTGGAAATTAGCGAACCGAGTCCACAGTTACTTCTCGCAGGAGTAGACGAAGCGGTAGAAAAGGACCTGGTAGAAGAGACCAGAGAGATGGCCCACTTGTCAGAAACGGCACTAAAACAAAGAATAGCCCTGCGCTACAACACTAAAGTCCTCATGAGGGATTTTGAGGAAAGAGACCTCGTCCTGCAACGCAACGACGTCGGTTTACCGACCCCAGGGGAAAGAAAActggcggcaaactgggaaggtccctacagaatcAAAGAAGTGCTCGGCAAAGGCGCCTACAAGCTCGAGAGACTCGACGGCAAAGAAATCCCAAGGACATGGAACGCAGGTAACCTAAGGAGGTTCTACTCGTAA